CCCAGCTTCGATCAAGGCAACGGCACGCTCATAGCCTGCATCGCCGACCGTCGAGGCCGCAGCCACACGCAGACTGCCGGACGCATCCTTACAGGCGTTCGGATAAGTCAGCGCCTTTTCCATATCCTTGACGGTGATCAGGCCGACACAGCGATAATCATCATCCACGACCAGCAGCTTCTCGATACGGTGCTTATGCAACAAGGCGCGCGCTTCCAGCTGCGTAACGCCTTCTTTCACCGTGACGAGATCAGTCGTCATCAGGTCCCGGACCTTTTGCGTCGGATCGTCGGCGAAGCGCACGTCGCGGTTCGTAATGATCCCAACCAGCTTGCCATCGGATTCGGTGACGGGAAGGCCCGAGAAATTATAGCGATCGCCCAGCGCGGCCAGATCGCCGCGTGTCGCCTCCGGGCTGATTGTAACCGGATTGACAACCATGCCGGATTCGTAACGCTTGACCCGGCGGACTTCTTCCGCCTGCTCGTCGACAGACAGGTTTCGATGTATCACGCCAATACCGCCGATCTGCGCCATGGCGATTGCGAGCGGTGCTTCCGTGACCGTATCCATCGCCGCGCTCAGAAGTGGGACATTCATCATGATGCCGCGCGTCAACCGCGTCGTCAGACGGGCTTGCGCTGGGACTATGTCGGACGCCTTGGGTTGCAAAAGGACGTCATCGAAGGTCAGGCCTTCTCGAATCTCCATCGGGAGTCTCCGTTCCATTTGCGAGCCGCCCCTATCAGGGTCGTCGCTCACCCGCAAACATTAAAGCGAGTCAGGACCGCCCTGTGGTCCGATAAAGCCCTTTGCGACAAGGTAGATTTCCGGTGATCCCTTGCGGGAACTGGCCGGTTTGGCATGGCGCACAAATTCGAACTGGTCTTTCAGGCGCTTGAGGAGCTGCTCTTCCGTGCCGCCCTGAAAGACTTTGGTCACGAAGTGCCCGCCGGGTTTCAAAACATCCATCGCGAATTCAGCTGCCGCTTCGACAAGCGCGACGGTCTTGAGATGATCAGTCTGCTTATGGCCGGTCGTATTGGCTGCCAGATCCGACATGACGAGGTCAGGGGCGCGGTCCAGATGCGCTTTCAAGCGGTCCGGCGCATCCTCCGCCATGAAGTCGAAATGCAGGATTTCGGCGTTGGGCACAGCTTCCACAGGCAGAATATCAATGCCGACGATACGTTTGGCCCCGCGCTTGAATGCCGCCTGCATCCATCCACCTGGCGCACAACCGAGATCGACGATCAGCGCATCGCGACCAACAAGCTTATACTTGTCGTCAAGTTCTTCCAGTTTGAAGGCCGCGCGTGACCGGTAGCCCAACTCTTTGGCTTTCTGCACATAAGGGTCATTAATCTGACGTTCGATCCAGAGCTTGGAACTGATCTTGCGACCGCGGGCCGTCTTGACCTTCTTAGTCAGCATCCGCGTTGCGTTGTCGGCATCGGGTTTGGTCTGACGACGACGTTTTTCGTCGCTAGGCTTTCCACCGCTCATACGTTTATTCGTCATGGCCGCTTATCCGTCATCGCGGCCCCTTGCCGGTTTTGGGCCGTCATTATCTCGGCCATGCCCGATCAGGCCGATCAGCATACCTTCGCGCAAACCACGATCGGCGACACGGATCATCTTTGAAGGCCACATCGCGCAAACGACATCGATAATCGCACAGCCCGCGACGAGCATACGCGCCCGGTCTGTCCCGATACACGGCTCCTTGGCCCGGTCCTCAGGAGACCGTGACGCCATGTCGCGCGCAACATTGACCGCGTCTCGCGATCGTAGCCAGAGGCCGTCCACCTTGTCGCGCTGATAAAATGGCAACTTCAGATGAATACCTGCCAGCGAGGTAATAGTCCCGCTCGTGCCGATCAGATGGCCGCGGCCATCTTCGAAGGCGCGCGTGAAGCGCGTGTCGCAGCCTTGCTCGCGAATGGCGGCCCTGACTGTCTCCTTCATCTCTTCATACCAGTTGTCGCGATCTTCGCGCTCCGGAACCGCGTCGGACAGGGTGACGACCCCAAAAGGCAACGACGCCCAGGCACTGATAGGCGGGCGATGAATACGCGTGCTGTCCTGATCCTTGAGCTTGCGAATGTCGACCCAGGAGAGCTCCGTCGATCCGCCGCCAATATCAATGACCAGAGCGACGTCCTTGGTCGGATCCACCAGTTTGACGCAGCCCATAACGGCTAGACGGGATTCGACGCGCGGCGAAATCACTTCAAGCGCGATTCCCGCCTCGTCCTTGACGCGTTGCAGAAACTCCAAGCCATTATCTGCCCGGCGGCACGCTTCCGTCGCCACACATCGCCAGCGCTTGACTTGTTTGGACTTCATCTTGCGAGCGCAGACTTTTAGCGCGTCGACAGCCGCATCCATACTATCCTGTGCAAGCTCGCCACTATGGGCCAGACCCTGACCCAAACGCACAACCTTCGAATAGCTGTCGATAATCCGAAACCCGTTCGGTGTTTCCCGCGCAATCAGAAGACGGCAGTTATTGGTGCCAAGATCGATCGCGGCAAATGTACTGGCGCGGCGATTCCCCGTCTGAGGACGCCGCGCACCATTCCTGGGTCTTGCCCGTCTCCGTGCCGTACGCGGCGCAGACTCATCCCGTGGAGTCGGCGCAGGCTCGGATCCGGACTGCATATCGTCCGGCATGGCCGTCTTTCTTTTCGCGGTCGCCCGAGTCGCTGCCCTGTCGGGCGCGCCTTTCGGTCGTCCTGCTGTTTCGTGTCCCGTCGTTGTTAGCGAGCGTTGCCGACAGGTGCAAGGCCGGGTTTAAGCATGAAGCACGCGGTAAAGCTCAATGAATATCAATATGATCGTCCAGAAACGACCAGTCAGGCTCTGGCTCCAAGGCCTCCATGGCCTCATGCTGGGACAGGAATATTCGCCCTGTCAGACGATCAAGGAAAGACGACCGGAACAGGCGCTCCCTCACCCGACTTTGCATGTCGGAAAAATGAAGCTTGATCCCCGAAGCACGGAGGCGATTATTGATCGTTTCGAGGGAGTTGAGTGCCGACGCATCGATCCGGTTCACAGCCGTACACATCAGGATCAGATCCGTAAGGTCCTCATGCTTTGAAACGATTCCAGCCACGCGGTCTTCCAGCGTCCGCGCATTGGCATAATAAAGACTCTCATCGATCCGGAGCGTTTTCACCCGATCACTGGTCTCGACCACGAAACGATCGGCGTCGCGATAATGCTCTGTACCCGGGAACCGTCCGACCAGGGGCATATGCGGATTGACTGTCGTCCGGATATGAAGCGCCATGGCTAGGACAACGCCGACCAGCACGCCATACTGCACGCCCAGCAGCAAAACGGCCAAGAAAGTCGCCACAGCCGTCAAACCATCCAGCCGCGAATAGACCCAGGTCCGCCAGATCGACCGGAAATCCAGCAGAGACAGACAGGCAATAATGATCAGGGCCGCCAGCACGGCCAGCGGGAGCGGTCTGAGCAGCGGGGTCAGGAACATGGCCGTCAGCGCCATCAGGGCCGCGACGATAATGCTTGAAAGCGGAGTTTCGCCGCCAGCCGAAGCATTGACCGCCGAGCGCGACATGGAGCCGTTTACCGCGTAACCCGACGACCACCCCGCAGCGATATTGGCAGCGCCCAGACCGAACAATTCCCGATTGGCGTTGATCGATTCGCGCTTGCGGGCGGCCAGTTCCTGCGCCGTCGACGTGCTATCGACAAAGGCGACGATCGCGATCACAGCCGCCGGCACGAGCAGGGACTGCATCAAGGACTGTTCGACCCAAGGCAATGCGAAAGGCGGAAGACCGCCGGGGACGTCACCGACAACGGCCAGACCGATCTGTTCCAGATCCCCTGCCCAGCTGGCGATGATGAAAACCGCAATGATGAAGATCGGCGCCATACGGGACAACATCTTGGCACGACGACTGGACACACCTGCCTTGACGAGCCTGTAGGCGATGCTGTTTCGAGCGAGGAAGAACAGCGACAGTGCGGCCCCTCCCACGACCATCGTAATCGCGCTAATCTGTCCGAATTGCTGCGACAGGCTCTGGATCATCGACAGAGCAGTCCGTCCACCGCCCTCGACACCCACAATGTGTCGCAACTGGCTCACAATAATCAGAAAAGCCGCGCCCGTGATATAGGCTGACACGACAGGCCGAGAGACGAAATTCATCAGAAAACCCGCCTTGAGGAGGCCAGCCCCGATCAGCATCATGCCGACGATAAAGGCAAGTGCAGCTGCACCGACGATCCTGGTCTCATCCGGTAGATCAGCAATCGTTGCTGCGGTCATTAATGAAATCACGGCGGTTGGGCCGACATTGAGCTGCCGCGAACTGCCGAGTAGAGCATAGGCGACGAGCGGCGTAATCGACGCATAAATGCCGACCTTGGGCGGGAGTCCGGCCAGCAAAGCATAGGCCAGTGACTGCGGAACCAGCAAAATGGTGACGACGATTGCAGCCACAACGTCGCTGGAGAACTGCCGCCCATTATAGCCTGACAACCAGCCAAACTGCCGAGTCAGCGCTGTTTGCACGACACCACTCATTAGGTGGCCACCCGGTGGGAGCGGAATGAGCTCCGGCTCAGCAGGTACGGTCTCTTGCGGCAAATTCCATCAATGGCTGACGGATCTGTTCAAGCGAATAGCCGGCGTCAGACAGCGCCTGCATGACGGAGTCGATGCCCATCCTGTCGACATGGGCGAACGCCCAGAGTGCGGCAGAGCGCATGCCCGACGCACAATAGGCCACGATGGGACGAGGGGTCGTGTCGTAGGCTGTCATTGATGCCTCGATCAGACCGGGTGTGAGCGCACCGGCCATGGGAATATGGAAATAATCGATCGACGCACTCAAGGCCGCTTGCTCCATTTCATCCGATGCAGGCTGGAGCGGCGCTTCGAAATCGGGGCGATTATTGATGATGCTCATCACGCCCTGCTCGGCCAGCGCTGCAAGCTGGGCCGGCATGAGTTGTCCCGTCACGAACACATCTCCGGGCAGTTCCTTCATCCGTTCAGCTTGGCTTTGGCAGCGTTGTAAACAGCGTCAGCCGTAATTCCGAAGTGTACGAATAGATGCGCGCCGGGTGCGGATGCGCCAAATCCGTCCATCCCGATGAATGTCCCTTCACGACCGATCAAGGCGTCCCATCCCTGTCTCACACCGGCCTCGACGGCGACTTTGGGCAAAGACTGGCCTAAGACAGAGGTGATATAGTTCGCGTCCTGTTCCATGAACACATCCATGCAGGGGATCGACACAACGCGTGCGGAGATGCCCTCCTCTTGCAGACGTTTCGCAGCTTCGACGCAGAGGTGAACTTCCGAGCCCGTCCCGATCAGGATGATGTCGTCCGCACCCTCCCCCGGACGCAATACATAGCCGCCCCGTTCACACCAGTTCTTCGATGCGTCGTCGCGCACAGCCGGAACACTCTGGCGAGTCAGAGCCATGATACTGGGTGCGTCGCTGCGTTGAACGGCCAGTTCCCAGCATTCTGCCGTCTCGACGGCATCGGCAGGTCGGTATGTGTAGACATTCGGCATGGACCGCAGCGATGCCAGATGTTCGACCGGTTGATGTGTGGGACCGTCTTCGCCGACGCCGATCGAATCATGGGTCGCCACATATATAACACGCTTCTGCATCAACCCGGCCAAGCGCACGGATGGTCGGCAATAATCCATGAACACCATGAACAGTCCCGAATAGGGCAGAATTCCTCCATGCAGCGCCATGCCGTTCATGGCAGCAGCCATGCCATGTTCGCGAATGCCGTAGTTAATGTAGCGGCCTCCATATTTGCCGGCTTGGATTTCGTTCGATGTGGCCGGGGTTTTGGTCTTGTTCGATCCTTCCAGATCGGCAGAGCCGGAAATCATATCCGTAAGAGCTTCGGTCAACGGACCCAATGCCTTCCCGGATGCGGCGCGGGTCGCCAGAGATGGTTGTTCCACCGCGATCCGGTCCTTGTAATCCTGGAAGCTGTCCAGCCAGCCTCCATTCAAATCGCCAGCCATGGCGCGCTCGAAATCGGCCTGATGATCAGAGGCTTGCAGGCGCGAACGCCACTCGCGATGGGCTTTGCGGCCACGCCGCCCCGGACGCTTCCACAGCTTGTAGACATGATCTGGAATGTGAAATGGAACATGTTCCCAGCCGATGGCGGCACGGGCCCCTGCGATTTCATCATCACCCAGCGGAGCCCCATGTGCTTTATTCAGGCCCGCCTTGGTCGGTGCCCCCTTACCGATCGTCGTCTTGCAGGCGATCAGCGTCGGTTTGTCAGATTTCCTGGCGCGGCGGAGTGCGCTGGCGACTTGCTGCGGATTGTGTCCGTCAATCTCGATGACTTTCCAGCCGCAGGCTTCGAACCGTTTCTTCTGATGAGTTGAATCCGAGAGCGAAACAGGGCCATCGATGGTGATATTATTGTCGTCCCAGAGAACGATCAGCCGATTCAATCCCAGATGACCGGCCAGACTGATCGCTTCTTGGCTAATCCCTTCCATCAGGCAGCCATCGCCAGCGATCACATAGGTGTGGTGATCGACCAGGCCATCACCGTAACGGGCATTCATATGGCGTTCGGCGAGAGCGAAACCGACGGCATTAGCAATACCCTGCCCCAGTGGACCTGTCGTCGTCTCGACGCCGGGCACATGACCATATTCCGGATGCCCGGCCGTAATCGAACCTAGTTGCCGGAAATTCTTGATCTCCTTCATCGTGACCGCCTTGTAGCCCGTCAGGTGAAGCAGGCTGTAAATCAGCATGGATCCATGGCCCGCCGAAAGGATGAACCGGTCGCGATCGGCCCAATCAGGATCGCTGGGGTCGAATTTCAGGAACTTTGAAAACAAGACTGTCGCCGCGTCCGCCATGCCCATCGGCATGCCCGGATGACCGGAATTGGCGCGCTGGACCGCATCCATAGAGAGGGCAGCAATGGCATTCGCCATGTCACGATGGTCGCGCTGGCTCTGAGTCATGTCGGTCATAACGGATCAATGCCACGATTTTAACGACAGGTTAACCCGCCATTACGTGCATATAGCCATGGAATGTGGACGAATATCCTCCCAGCATCAGACTGTTAGCCCAAGGAACGGGACAGCGACAAACAGGGCCTCACACCGCTGCAAATCGATAGGTAATCCGATATGGACAGGCCCGACTCGCGACCCTATAGACGCGACTTCGAAAAAAGGGCCCGAATAGCTCAGTTGGTAGAGCAACGGATTGAAAATCCGTGTGTCCCTGGTTCAAATCCAGGTTCGGGCACCATTTCCCTTCCCATTATCTTGGTTTAGTCACGACGCATGGCCAAGTTCGACCAGATCATTTCGCATCGGTTTCGTGGATTCGCAGAACGGGAAAGCTCGCTGGACGGTCTTAAGGCGGCACTCGATTTTGGCGTTCGTCAGATAGAGTTCGACATCCGGCTAACCGCGTGTGGAACACCGCTTGTCACGCATGATGAAGCGGCCCGCGACAAAAACGGACGCTGGCACAAGGTCTGCGACATATATGCGCGTGATCTGACATCTCTCGGCGGTGACTTCGCGCATATGCCGATGGCAGAATCGGTTTTTGCTGCCATCGCAGCTCATGATAACCGGGCGTGTCGCATTCTGGTCGATATGAAGGATGCGGGCTTTGAGGAAATGCTCTACGCGCTCTGTGCTGCATATGGCTTGCTAAATCGCGCCGTCTGGGTGTCCTGGTTACCCGAAGTCCTTTTCGCACTGCATGATATCGACCCGGGCGCTCATTCTTGCCTGTCGCACTGGTGTCAGTCACCCGGTGTAGCGACACGCTCTATTCACAAGGTCTTCAACGCTCATCTGGGCCATATTGAACGACCCGTTCGAAGACATGTTCACGGCGAACGGTCCGGCTGGTTCGTCAATGGGCCCTTACGCGGAGAACTGCGGCAGATCATCGACTGGGTCTGCGTTCCGGCCAATCAGATCAATGCCGCCCTGGTTGACGATTACCATCTGGACGGCACGCGGGTCAGCGCCTTTTCCTACGTCACAGCTGCAGCTATCGAACAGGCCGAGACCCGGTTCGGTCACGACGCCTTTTTCAGTGACTCGCGCGCCCCCTTCGAGAGCTACCGCTAATCGTTTGCGGCGTCAGGATGGGGGACCATAACAGGCACCTCTGACACAGTTTCCTCTGTTGGGATCGCATATTGGCCTGTCAGCCAGCGGTTTAGGTCGACGTCCGAGCAGCGTTTTGAGCAGAAGGGCTTATACGCGGTTACAGCCTCGCGCTTCCGACAGATTGGACACGTCTCGGTCATCGGTCGCCCCGCACATCGACTGCGTTGCCTTCATCGAGGGTAAACCTCGCACCGATGCGTTCAGTCAGTGGCGTTCGCCAGTCGAACGGGCAGTCGTCAAGCCAGTGTCGAATGTCTGGGGTCACGCTCAGCGTCAATCGGGCACCCGGCGCCGCTCTGGCTTCACGTGTCAGACGTCGCAGAGCCTGAATGGACTGCGTTTCTATCGTCGGGCGCCCAAAACGGTCATTCATCTTGGCATCGATCGAAGGCCCGTCCTGCCCTCGTGTCATCTCAACGACGCCAAAACGCGAAAAAGGAGCAACCCGAACACTAGCCGGGTCAGCCTCGCCGGCCTCTTCCAGAAGGCGGATCAGAGTACTGCGATGTTTTGACTGGCGCATGTTGGGAAAATCAACCGCCACGAGACCGCCCAGACCCCGCAGACGCAGCTGCGACATTATCAGGCTGGCCGCATTGGTGCTGCAATCCATAACTGTTTTAGCGCCGCCCTTGTCCACATCGACCGCAATCAGTGCCTGTGTGCGTTCCAATGTAACCGTTCCACCGCCCGGGACTGCAAGCTGTCGTTCGGTCGCCATATCCATGACGCCGACCGTCGAATCTTCGAATCCGATATCCGGGAAGCGGGATTCAAGGCGTTGCTGCAGAGACAGGACGGTCACAGCTCCGGGCTTATCGCGCGAAGGATCGCCCACATAACGCAGAGTCGGACCTTTCTCGGACATGGCTTCCTTGGTGATGATGACGTCGATCAGCGCGCCTTCGGTCAGACGCGGCAGATCTTTCTGAGCCTTGAATGTCAGCAACCCCGATGGTCCCTTCCCCAATTCGAGCCACAGCCCGCCCACGGACGGATCGATTGATGTCACCTGTCCTGTCCAGCGCTCGCCGATCCGGGGCGTATTGAAGTCAGACCAACGGTCAAGATGGAGCTCGACCAGTTTGCGACCCTCATAGACTGCTGCACGGGTTTCCCCGATGCAGTCCTCGATCACGGCGCGCCGTTTCATGCATTCACTCCAGCCGCAACGAGCAGGGTGCGTGTTTCATAGACCGGCAGACCGACAACCCCGGTGTAAGAGCCCGATAGATGATGAATATAGGCACCGAAACGACCCTGAATCCCGTAACCGCCGGCCTTGCCGTGCCATTCGCGACTGTCGAGATAGGTCGCCAATTCCTGCTCAGACAGACGTTTGACCTTCACGCGTGTTTCGCTGAGACGGTAGCGCGATAATCCGTCACGATCGATCACGCAAATACCCGTAAAAACGCGATGCGCGCGGCCGCTCATGAGACGCAGACAGGTTTCGGCCTCGTCGGTTTCATGGGTTTTGGGAAGAATGCGGCGCCCAACACCGACCACAGTATCGGCCGCCAGAACAACGCATGCCGCGTTTTGTTTCGCAACATGATGGGCCTTTTCCTGCGCCAGACGCAATGCATGCGGTCCCGGCAACTCGCCTCCAACTGGATTTTCATTGATGTCGGCCGGAATAACAGCG
This genomic window from Algimonas porphyrae contains:
- the tkt gene encoding transketolase, encoding MTDMTQSQRDHRDMANAIAALSMDAVQRANSGHPGMPMGMADAATVLFSKFLKFDPSDPDWADRDRFILSAGHGSMLIYSLLHLTGYKAVTMKEIKNFRQLGSITAGHPEYGHVPGVETTTGPLGQGIANAVGFALAERHMNARYGDGLVDHHTYVIAGDGCLMEGISQEAISLAGHLGLNRLIVLWDDNNITIDGPVSLSDSTHQKKRFEACGWKVIEIDGHNPQQVASALRRARKSDKPTLIACKTTIGKGAPTKAGLNKAHGAPLGDDEIAGARAAIGWEHVPFHIPDHVYKLWKRPGRRGRKAHREWRSRLQASDHQADFERAMAGDLNGGWLDSFQDYKDRIAVEQPSLATRAASGKALGPLTEALTDMISGSADLEGSNKTKTPATSNEIQAGKYGGRYINYGIREHGMAAAMNGMALHGGILPYSGLFMVFMDYCRPSVRLAGLMQKRVIYVATHDSIGVGEDGPTHQPVEHLASLRSMPNVYTYRPADAVETAECWELAVQRSDAPSIMALTRQSVPAVRDDASKNWCERGGYVLRPGEGADDIILIGTGSEVHLCVEAAKRLQEEGISARVVSIPCMDVFMEQDANYITSVLGQSLPKVAVEAGVRQGWDALIGREGTFIGMDGFGASAPGAHLFVHFGITADAVYNAAKAKLNG
- a CDS encoding TIGR01244 family sulfur transferase, whose protein sequence is MKELPGDVFVTGQLMPAQLAALAEQGVMSIINNRPDFEAPLQPASDEMEQAALSASIDYFHIPMAGALTPGLIEASMTAYDTTPRPIVAYCASGMRSAALWAFAHVDRMGIDSVMQALSDAGYSLEQIRQPLMEFAARDRTC
- a CDS encoding Maf family protein, which encodes MSGDGFILASASPRRLDLLAQIGLTPDAVIPADINENPVGGELPGPHALRLAQEKAHHVAKQNAACVVLAADTVVGVGRRILPKTHETDEAETCLRLMSGRAHRVFTGICVIDRDGLSRYRLSETRVKVKRLSEQELATYLDSREWHGKAGGYGIQGRFGAYIHHLSGSYTGVVGLPVYETRTLLVAAGVNA
- a CDS encoding DNA gyrase inhibitor YacG yields the protein MTETCPICRKREAVTAYKPFCSKRCSDVDLNRWLTGQYAIPTEETVSEVPVMVPHPDAAND
- a CDS encoding SulP family inorganic anion transporter, with product MQTALTRQFGWLSGYNGRQFSSDVVAAIVVTILLVPQSLAYALLAGLPPKVGIYASITPLVAYALLGSSRQLNVGPTAVISLMTAATIADLPDETRIVGAAALAFIVGMMLIGAGLLKAGFLMNFVSRPVVSAYITGAAFLIIVSQLRHIVGVEGGGRTALSMIQSLSQQFGQISAITMVVGGAALSLFFLARNSIAYRLVKAGVSSRRAKMLSRMAPIFIIAVFIIASWAGDLEQIGLAVVGDVPGGLPPFALPWVEQSLMQSLLVPAAVIAIVAFVDSTSTAQELAARKRESINANRELFGLGAANIAAGWSSGYAVNGSMSRSAVNASAGGETPLSSIIVAALMALTAMFLTPLLRPLPLAVLAALIIIACLSLLDFRSIWRTWVYSRLDGLTAVATFLAVLLLGVQYGVLVGVVLAMALHIRTTVNPHMPLVGRFPGTEHYRDADRFVVETSDRVKTLRIDESLYYANARTLEDRVAGIVSKHEDLTDLILMCTAVNRIDASALNSLETINNRLRASGIKLHFSDMQSRVRERLFRSSFLDRLTGRIFLSQHEAMEALEPEPDWSFLDDHIDIH
- a CDS encoding RlmE family RNA methyltransferase, whose amino-acid sequence is MTNKRMSGGKPSDEKRRRQTKPDADNATRMLTKKVKTARGRKISSKLWIERQINDPYVQKAKELGYRSRAAFKLEELDDKYKLVGRDALIVDLGCAPGGWMQAAFKRGAKRIVGIDILPVEAVPNAEILHFDFMAEDAPDRLKAHLDRAPDLVMSDLAANTTGHKQTDHLKTVALVEAAAEFAMDVLKPGGHFVTKVFQGGTEEQLLKRLKDQFEFVRHAKPASSRKGSPEIYLVAKGFIGPQGGPDSL
- a CDS encoding ribonuclease E/G — encoded protein: MKRRAVIEDCIGETRAAVYEGRKLVELHLDRWSDFNTPRIGERWTGQVTSIDPSVGGLWLELGKGPSGLLTFKAQKDLPRLTEGALIDVIITKEAMSEKGPTLRYVGDPSRDKPGAVTVLSLQQRLESRFPDIGFEDSTVGVMDMATERQLAVPGGGTVTLERTQALIAVDVDKGGAKTVMDCSTNAASLIMSQLRLRGLGGLVAVDFPNMRQSKHRSTLIRLLEEAGEADPASVRVAPFSRFGVVEMTRGQDGPSIDAKMNDRFGRPTIETQSIQALRRLTREARAAPGARLTLSVTPDIRHWLDDCPFDWRTPLTERIGARFTLDEGNAVDVRGDR
- a CDS encoding Ppx/GppA phosphatase family protein — translated: MPDDMQSGSEPAPTPRDESAPRTARRRARPRNGARRPQTGNRRASTFAAIDLGTNNCRLLIARETPNGFRIIDSYSKVVRLGQGLAHSGELAQDSMDAAVDALKVCARKMKSKQVKRWRCVATEACRRADNGLEFLQRVKDEAGIALEVISPRVESRLAVMGCVKLVDPTKDVALVIDIGGGSTELSWVDIRKLKDQDSTRIHRPPISAWASLPFGVVTLSDAVPEREDRDNWYEEMKETVRAAIREQGCDTRFTRAFEDGRGHLIGTSGTITSLAGIHLKLPFYQRDKVDGLWLRSRDAVNVARDMASRSPEDRAKEPCIGTDRARMLVAGCAIIDVVCAMWPSKMIRVADRGLREGMLIGLIGHGRDNDGPKPARGRDDG
- a CDS encoding glycerophosphodiester phosphodiesterase, with amino-acid sequence MAKFDQIISHRFRGFAERESSLDGLKAALDFGVRQIEFDIRLTACGTPLVTHDEAARDKNGRWHKVCDIYARDLTSLGGDFAHMPMAESVFAAIAAHDNRACRILVDMKDAGFEEMLYALCAAYGLLNRAVWVSWLPEVLFALHDIDPGAHSCLSHWCQSPGVATRSIHKVFNAHLGHIERPVRRHVHGERSGWFVNGPLRGELRQIIDWVCVPANQINAALVDDYHLDGTRVSAFSYVTAAAIEQAETRFGHDAFFSDSRAPFESYR